TTAGCTCTCCTAGTTGGATCTGATTACTTGTCCTCACTCTTAAGTGGGGTTAATTTACACTCACCGACAATCATATACTAACACCTTTTATAGTAAATTTAAGAGATGCtcataatttaacaatttatataGGCAATATATTAAAGGTTCTATACAAAGTTTACAAACAATGATAAATAAAGTGATATATATTAGGGTCTAAATGAGTTACTGATACTCGTAAACtatttaagtttgatttgaaaaaaattcgaattcGGTTTAATAATTTTCGAGCAGACTTGAGCTCAAATAGTTCGAGCTATCGATCGGGCCGCATTTGAACTTAGTAATACTTGACTCGAACGACTCACAAGTCTTATCGagtttctcatatttttatattattaaattacattattgtccttaatatttgttattaactttaagtttaattattgagCTGAGCTCGAGTTCGAGCTTGAGTATAAAAATCGATAAACGAGCTTAATCGAGCTCAAGTAGTCGATTGTATCTTTAGCTTAGCTCAAGCTTAAAAATAGATGTTTAGTCAAACTCGAGCTGGATAATATTCAAGCTCGGCTCGACTCGATTACACCCTAATACATTCTTCTTTAAagtgtaataatataaaaaaaatcaagtatttaaaaaaaaatgaaacatatgatattatttcaaatatttcgAAGTGGGATTTTTTTCCCGTGTATTGTTTAAGAATAATTTTGTTCTATGCATGAATGTGATGGTAGGAATATTCGCAATTTGACCGAAAGGAGGAAGTTGGGGTTCTTTTCATGTGGAACCGGTAACCCCATTGATGATTGCTGGCGTTGTGACCCTAACTGGCATAAGCGCCGAAAGAGACTAGCTGAGTGTGGCATTGGTTTTGGAAGGAATGCAGTTGGTGGGCGTGATGGGCGCTTCTATGTCGTCACTGACCACACTGATGATGACCCTGTTAACCCCAAACCTGGGACATTGCGTCATGCTGTGATCCAGGACCGCCCTGTCTGGATCGTGTTTAAGAGGGACATGGTCATTAAGTTGAAGCAGGAGCTGATAATGAACAGCTTTAAGACCATTGATGGTCGTGGAGCTAATGTTCATATTGCTAATGGAGGGTGTATAACAATCCAATTTGTTACCAATGTGATTATTCATGGTCTTCATATCCATGACTGTAAGCCTACTGGTAATGCTATGGTGAGAAACTCACCGTCTCACTTTGGGTGGAGGACAATGGCTGATGGTGATGCAATCTCCATCTTTGGTTCTAGCCATATTTGGGTTGATCACAATTCTCTCTCTAATTGTGCTGATGGTCTTGTTGATGCTGTCATGGGCTCGACCGCCATTACCATCTCAAATAACCACTTCACCCACCATAATGAGGTAATTTTGCTGCAGTTTTAGCATTCTTATTAATGGCAGTGCTAActgttttgaaattattaaatgtAGGTGATGTTGCTAGGTCATAGTGACTCTTACACAAGGGATAAGCAGATGCAAGTGACTATTGCCTATAACCATTTCGGAAAGGGACTTATCCAAAGAATGCCAAGGTACTTTAAGTGTATAAAGATGCTTTAGGGAAGCCAAGAATCCTTGGGTAAAAGAGGAAAATGGATTTGTTTTCCATTTAGGTTGAAAAACTTTTCAAcccaaataataatttcaaataaatttttttgataaaaaagcctctttttaaattaaattttaattttaaactgaGATTTTAATCAAGGTAGTCAGTATCGTATCAGTAGATATATTATTTTTGTCTTCGTACTGATATGTACCGGTATCTACATGTTTTGGTTTACAATTTTGagtttatcaatatttttatatattttc
The genomic region above belongs to Gossypium hirsutum isolate 1008001.06 chromosome D05, Gossypium_hirsutum_v2.1, whole genome shotgun sequence and contains:
- the LOC107903759 gene encoding probable pectate lyase 1: MAVPMQWAFSSLALLFLFLVGGSIATNTTSRLEDIDPLNEHAVADPEAVAMEVETIIDLNIRNLTERRKLGFFSCGTGNPIDDCWRCDPNWHKRRKRLAECGIGFGRNAVGGRDGRFYVVTDHTDDDPVNPKPGTLRHAVIQDRPVWIVFKRDMVIKLKQELIMNSFKTIDGRGANVHIANGGCITIQFVTNVIIHGLHIHDCKPTGNAMVRNSPSHFGWRTMADGDAISIFGSSHIWVDHNSLSNCADGLVDAVMGSTAITISNNHFTHHNEVMLLGHSDSYTRDKQMQVTIAYNHFGKGLIQRMPRCRHGYFHVVNNDYTHWEMYAIGGSANPTINSQGNRYAAPMNPFAKEVTKRVETAESKWKNWNWRSEGDHLVNGAYFTPSGAGASASYARASSLGAKSSSMVRAMTLNAGSLPCRRGRQC